The DNA region TTTATCAGTTAATAATGCTTTCCAAAGCCCTTTTTTATCTTCTTTGGTTTTAATAGCAGGATTCCATTTAATAAAAGTGCCTTTTGTTTTGTAATATGAATCGTCAAACCAGAGGTGATGCACACAAACCTCAGCGGTAATTTTCTTTTCCTCTAAGGGAATATCGTTTCTGAATAAAACGGTTTCACGAGCTGTTGAAAGATGAAAAACATGCAATCTCGCTCCCGTTTTTTGGGCTAAAGCCACTGCTTTTGAAGAAGAAATATAACAGGCCTCTTCACTACGTATTTTCGGATGGAAGTCCATTGGGATATTGTCTCCATACATGGTTTTTGCACTTGCTAAATTGTCTTGGATAGTGGTTTCATCTTCACAATGTACGGCAATCAGCATTTTGGTCGATGAAAATATTTTTTCCAGTACTTTTTCGTCATCAACCAACATATTACCTGTTGATGAGCCTAAAAAAAGTTTAATAGCGGCAACTTTATTAGGGTCTGTTTTTAACAATTCTTCTAAATTGTCGTTGGTGCCACCAAACATAAAAGAATAATTGGCATAAGATGTTTTAGCAGCAATGTCAAATTTATCTTGTAATAAGGCTTGTGTTGTTGCTTGTGGTACGGTATTGGGCATTTCAATAAAAGAAGTAATACCTCCAGCCACAGCTGCTTTACTTTCCGTAGCAATGTTGGCTTTATGTGTCAAACCTGGTTCTCTAAAATGTACTTGATCGTCAATTACACCGGGCATAACATACTTGCCTAGTCCATCTATTATTTGAGTATCTGCCGTAGCATTGTCTATTGAGCCAATTTTAGCAATCAATTGATTTTCAATCAAAATATCACCAACGGTAATTTCGCCCTCATTTATAATCTTAACGTTCTTTATAAGCGTTTTTTTCATCGTTTTGGTAGTCCTTTTAATTTCATTTTAATTACGCCAAAAATAGCTTCGCCAATTATAGAGCTGTCCATTTTAGATTTACCTAATGCCCTATCTGTAAAAATTACCGAAACTTCTTTAATATTAAATCCGTGCTTCCAAGCCTTAAATTTCATTTCTATTTGAAAAGCGTAACCGACAAATTTAATTTTATTCAAATTTATAGTTTCCAACACTTTACGTTTATAACAAACAAAACCGGCTGTAGTGTCATGTATGGGTATTCTAGTGATAAATCGTACATATTTTGTGGCAAAATAGGACATTAACACTCTATTCATTGGCCAATTAACGACATTTACACCTTTAGAATAACGAGAACCTATAGATACATCTGCACCATAATCATTGCATGCTCTGTAAAGCCTTATCAAATCTTTAGGATTGTGCGAAAAATCAGCATCCATTTCTATAATGTAATCATATTTTTTTGCCAAAGCCCATTTAAAGCCATGAATATATGCCGTACCTAAACCTGTTTTGTCTTTTCTTTCTTCTAAAAATAGCCTATCTACAAACTTAATTTGCAGGCTTTTAACAATTTTTGCCGTAGCATCGGGAGAACTGTCATCTACTACTAGTATGTCAAATTCTTTTGGAAGGGAGAATATAGCTTTTATAATGTTTTCGATATTCTCTTTTTCGTTATATGTGGGTATAATTACTAGGGCGTCTGACATCAATAAGCTTTAATCGACAAAGGTAGAACAAAGTTAAAATAAAATATTACTAATTTTGTGTTAATAATTTTAAACAATGTTAGAAGCTACAGAACGTATTGTTGTATCAAAAGATTGGATTACAATAATGCTTTTAATTGCTGTTACTTTATTGATTTTAAACCGATTAAAGTCAAGTGACAGGTATTATAAACTAAAGTACTTGTTGGTAAACAATACTTATATTAATAGTTATTCAAAGGCAAACCCTCTGCTTTTTAACTCATTTAGTATTATCTTTCTTGCTGTTTATGTTATCGTTATTTCTTTCTTGTTGTTTATAGCTATTTACTTATTTGAACCTAAAATAGCTGCATTTGATTTTCTTTTTTTCCTTAAAATTGCTCTTATCATTTGCTTTTTCATTGGCTTAAGGATTATATTAGGTACACTATTGGGTGTTTTATTTGAAAAAGAAAGAACACAAAAATATTTTACGTTCTTAAAGGCTAGTTATTTGAGCAACTATAGTTTGATTATGCTCCCTTTGGTTGCTGTTAATTTCTATTTCAATTCTACTTTTTATTCTTATTTTTTGCTTATTGTAGCCGTGTTATTGTTTCTCTATTATTATGTATTATTAATAAAAAACAATCAATCTTTAGTTTTTGGAAAATCGTTTTATTTTATTTTGTATCTTTGCACGCTCGAAATCGCTCCTTTAGTAATAATTACCAAAGTTCTTATTGTTTAAGGATCATGAAGAGCAAAGTATTTATGTAACGCCTTGTTAGGTTTGAGTTTAGACTGAAACTAAAGGCATCCCTCCTGATTGTTCGGGACGGTCAATAAAAACTAAAAAATCCAGATGAAAGTAAAAACTATTTTAGTTTCTCAACCCGCTCCAAGCACAAAGCAATCTCCTTATTTTGATTTATCAGACAAACAAAAGGTGAAAATTGATTTTAGATCTTTTATTCATGTTGAAGGAGTTGAAGCCAGAGATGTAAGAAATCAGAAAATTGATTTTTCCAAGTTTACAGCGGTTATATTTACCAGTAGAAATGCTATCAATAACTATTTTAGATTAGCTGAAGAAATGCGTTTTACGGTTCCTGATGATATGAAATATTTTTGTCAGTCTGAAGCTGTAGCTTACTATCTACAAAAATATGTAGTATATAGAAAACGTAAAATATATGTTGGACAGCGTACTTTTCAAGATTTATTAAAACAAATTAAAAAACATAAAACGGAATCGTTTTTACTACCTTCTTCCGATAAGCTAAAGCCGATAGTTCCAGAATTATTAAACGAACTTGACGTTAAGTGGGAAAGAGCCATATTATACAAAACCGTTACTAGCGATTTATCCGATTTAAAAAATGTGTATTACGATGTATTGGTGTTTTTCAGCCCGTCGGGTATAGAATCATTGTTCCGTAATTTTCCAGATTTTGAACAAAATAATACTAGAATTGCAGTTTTTGGTAACACTACGATTAAAGCAGCTGAAGAAGCTGGTTTGCGTATAGATATCACTGCTCCAAGTAAAGAAACTCCTTCCATGACTATGGCGTTGGAGCATTATATAAAGAATGTAAATAAGTAAAAAAACTCCTTTTAATTCCTCCAAAGAGGGAAAATATTGAGGTATAAATCACATAAAAAAAGCGTACAATAAATCTGTACGCTTTTTTTATGTTTTATATCAAAGAGAAACCTTATTCTTTATTTATTTCTGCTAAAATTTTTTCTTCAAGTTCTTCTGCCAACTCAGGGTTGTCTTTAATTAAAGACTTTACAGCATCTCTACCCTGGCCTAATTTAGTATCGCCATAGCTAAACCAAGAACCACT from Aureibaculum sp. 2308TA14-22 includes:
- a CDS encoding polyprenol monophosphomannose synthase; translation: MSDALVIIPTYNEKENIENIIKAIFSLPKEFDILVVDDSSPDATAKIVKSLQIKFVDRLFLEERKDKTGLGTAYIHGFKWALAKKYDYIIEMDADFSHNPKDLIRLYRACNDYGADVSIGSRYSKGVNVVNWPMNRVLMSYFATKYVRFITRIPIHDTTAGFVCYKRKVLETINLNKIKFVGYAFQIEMKFKAWKHGFNIKEVSVIFTDRALGKSKMDSSIIGEAIFGVIKMKLKGLPKR
- a CDS encoding DUF4271 domain-containing protein, which produces MLEATERIVVSKDWITIMLLIAVTLLILNRLKSSDRYYKLKYLLVNNTYINSYSKANPLLFNSFSIIFLAVYVIVISFLLFIAIYLFEPKIAAFDFLFFLKIALIICFFIGLRIILGTLLGVLFEKERTQKYFTFLKASYLSNYSLIMLPLVAVNFYFNSTFYSYFLLIVAVLLFLYYYVLLIKNNQSLVFGKSFYFILYLCTLEIAPLVIITKVLIV
- a CDS encoding uroporphyrinogen-III synthase, encoding MKVKTILVSQPAPSTKQSPYFDLSDKQKVKIDFRSFIHVEGVEARDVRNQKIDFSKFTAVIFTSRNAINNYFRLAEEMRFTVPDDMKYFCQSEAVAYYLQKYVVYRKRKIYVGQRTFQDLLKQIKKHKTESFLLPSSDKLKPIVPELLNELDVKWERAILYKTVTSDLSDLKNVYYDVLVFFSPSGIESLFRNFPDFEQNNTRIAVFGNTTIKAAEEAGLRIDITAPSKETPSMTMALEHYIKNVNK
- a CDS encoding dihydroorotase translates to MKKTLIKNVKIINEGEITVGDILIENQLIAKIGSIDNATADTQIIDGLGKYVMPGVIDDQVHFREPGLTHKANIATESKAAVAGGITSFIEMPNTVPQATTQALLQDKFDIAAKTSYANYSFMFGGTNDNLEELLKTDPNKVAAIKLFLGSSTGNMLVDDEKVLEKIFSSTKMLIAVHCEDETTIQDNLASAKTMYGDNIPMDFHPKIRSEEACYISSSKAVALAQKTGARLHVFHLSTARETVLFRNDIPLEEKKITAEVCVHHLWFDDSYYKTKGTFIKWNPAIKTKEDKKGLWKALLTDKIDVIATDHAPHTLEEKAQVYTKAPSGGPLVQHGLLAMLESTRHGILSLEKMVEKMCHNPAILFQIEKRGFIRKGYYADLVLVDLESPQTITKEGILYKCGWSPFEGTTFNSEVTHTFVNGNLVYNQGEFDDDNRGMQLTFTR